From the genome of Rhizobium oryzihabitans:
TGTCAAATCCCCCGGTAACGCCAAGCTCCCGGTTTTCACGCACCTGCGATATGCGGTCCGATGTCGCGACGAGACCGACGATCAGTGGCCTTGTGGCCACATAGAGGCTTTCGGGCAGAGGCACGTTGGGAACGACCGGAATGTTGGCGGTCTTTATTCCCCTGTTGGCGAGATAGATGCTGGTTGGCGTTTTCGACGTACGGCTGATCCCGATAATGACGATATCGGCCTCATCATAGGTTTCCGGCATCTGCCCGTCATCATGGTCCATGGCGAAATTAAGCGCCTCGATCCGCGCGAAATAATCCGCATTCAAGACATGCTGCGCCCCGACCCGCCGTCTGGAGGGCGCGCCGAGATAGGTCTGGAAAATACCGATGATCGGTTCCAGAACGTTGACGCAGGGCACCCCGATCGCGTGGCAGCGTAGATCCAGAAACTCGGCCAGCTGCTGGTCAACGATGGTATAAAGGACGATGCCCGGTTCCTTGTCGATAAGGTCCACCACCTGGGCAAGCTGCTTCTGGTTCCTGATCATCGGATAAACATGTTCCACCGGCATGGAGGCGTGGAACTGCGCAGAAACCGCGCGGCCGGCCGACATCAGAGTCTCGCCCGTTGAGTCCGAAATCAGATGCAAATGGAAGAAGCTTTTTTTGTTCTCCACGCTGTTTTTCTCCCGCTGTTGATAAACCGGGACAAACTTCCGGATTGTCCTGCGGGCTGCGCCGCGCCGTGGATAAAGTGGTTTTTTTCCACAATTCGCAAGTGGCTTCTTTGTTGTTCGGCGTGCCTGTGAATAGTCTGAAAATCTGGAACTTGTTCAAATCTCTCCACAAGCGATCCACAGACAACGCCTTCGGTACTAAAATTCTAAATTATTGAAATAATTTATTGAATCTTCGATTTCTCCATTATTCTGCGAAAGAACGATTTCCTTGTGCTCGCAGAATGATGAAAAGGCCCGGCTGCGGCATTTCGACTGGAAAGATTTTAATCCTTGCTACTCACCGACTCTAAGAAATAGAAAATCTTTTAAATCTCTTTGATTTTATTTTTTAGAAGTTGGGTGGCATGAGCGAGCGTAAGGTTATAAAGGTGTTGAACGGGCAAACGGTCACACCTCCGCCCATATGGCTGATGCGGCAGGCAGGGCGTTACCTCCCCGAGTACAGGGAAACGCGAAAGATCGCCGGCAGTTTCCTCGAGCTCTGTTATAATCCCGAGCTGGCAACTGAAGTGACCCTTCAGCCCATTCGCCGGTTCGGGCTCGATGCAGCCATTCTGTTTTCCGATATTCTGGTGATACCGGACGCGCTTCATCGCAACGTCTCTTTCAGCGAAGGAAAGGGTCCGGCCATGGACCCGATCGATGTGAGCGGTATCGAAAAGCTAGATTCAGCGAATGTCCTAAAACATCTTTCGCCTGTTTTCGAAACCGTTTCCCGCTTGCGCACAGCCTTGCCGGATGAGACGACGCTTCTCGGATTCTGCGGCGCGCCCTGGACGGTTGCCACCTATATGATTGCCGGCCACGGCACACCTGATCAGGCACCGGCGCGGCTATTCGGCTACCAGGAGCCGGTCGCGATGGAAAAACTTCTCGCTTTCCTTGCGGATATCTCCGCTGATTATCTGGTGGCGCAGATCGATGCCGGCGCCGACGCGGTTCAGATTTTCGATTCCTGGGCCGGCGTTCTCGGCGAGAAGGAATTCGAGGAATATGCAGTAAAGCCCGTTGCACGGATTATCGCTTCGGTACGCGCTCGTCGTCCATCCGCAAAGATCATCGCTTTCGCCAAGGGGGCCGGTTATCTTTTGAAGGATTATCGCCGCAAGACAGGTGCAGACGCCATCGGGCTCGACTGGTCTGTACCTCTCAGCTTCGCTCGCGATCTGCAAAAGGAAGGCTCTGTGCAGGGCAATCTGGACCCGATGCTGATGGTGGCCGGTGGCAGGGCGTTGCAGGATGGCATCGATGCCGTGCTACAGGCGCTCGGACAGGGTCCGCTGATCTTCAATCTCGGCCATGGCATTACCCCGCAGGCCGATCCGGAAAACGTCGCAAGGCTGGTACAGCGGGTACGCGCTTATGGAGCCGGGGCATGAGCGACGAGAAACAGACCTCTGCCCGTTCCGGAAACAGAGCCGCCCTTCGGGCGGGCGTAGCACTTGGCGTCTTTGCGGCATTTGTCACCCTGCTGTTTTATGCCGATCCCGCCGATCTCTATCTCTGGATCAAGGCGCTTCACATCATCGCGGTGATCTCCTGGATGGCGGCGATTTTTTACCTGCCGCGGCTGTTCATCTATCACACCGATGCGCCTGTTGGCTCACAGC
Proteins encoded in this window:
- the hemE gene encoding uroporphyrinogen decarboxylase — encoded protein: MSERKVIKVLNGQTVTPPPIWLMRQAGRYLPEYRETRKIAGSFLELCYNPELATEVTLQPIRRFGLDAAILFSDILVIPDALHRNVSFSEGKGPAMDPIDVSGIEKLDSANVLKHLSPVFETVSRLRTALPDETTLLGFCGAPWTVATYMIAGHGTPDQAPARLFGYQEPVAMEKLLAFLADISADYLVAQIDAGADAVQIFDSWAGVLGEKEFEEYAVKPVARIIASVRARRPSAKIIAFAKGAGYLLKDYRRKTGADAIGLDWSVPLSFARDLQKEGSVQGNLDPMLMVAGGRALQDGIDAVLQALGQGPLIFNLGHGITPQADPENVARLVQRVRAYGAGA
- a CDS encoding pyruvate, water dikinase regulatory protein; protein product: MENKKSFFHLHLISDSTGETLMSAGRAVSAQFHASMPVEHVYPMIRNQKQLAQVVDLIDKEPGIVLYTIVDQQLAEFLDLRCHAIGVPCVNVLEPIIGIFQTYLGAPSRRRVGAQHVLNADYFARIEALNFAMDHDDGQMPETYDEADIVIIGISRTSKTPTSIYLANRGIKTANIPVVPNVPLPESLYVATRPLIVGLVATSDRISQVRENRELGVTGGFDSGRYTDRATIMEELKYARALCARNNWPLIDVTRRSIEETAAAILALRPRTR